In the genome of Acidobacteriota bacterium, the window CATCACGGGGCCGCGGCGCGGTCCGCCAAACGGCGTGCGGGGAAGCGCCCCCGGCGGCGGGCCGTCGAAGCCCGGCGGCGGCCGGCGTTCGCGCCCTGGCGAACCGCCGCGGCCGCCCCCTGGCGGACCGGAACGCCGCTTGAACGGCCCAGGCATGCGCATGCCGGACGGCACGTCGACGTTCGGCGGCGCGACCACGCGGCCGTCGGCGAAGATGATCGCGGCCGGACGATGAAGTTCGCTGATGCGGCGTTTCGCGTAGGCCTCGAGGTCGAGGGCGGGATCCTGGGTGAGCGCCGACTCGAAGTCCGACGCGACCAACTCGGCGAAGTCGCGGCCCATGCGCTCGGGCATGCCGCCTTCGGTTTCGCCCGCGACCCAGATGAAGAGCCCGACCTGCAGGCCCAGGGTGATGGCCAGGAACAGGATCAGGCCGAGGCCGATGCGCCAATAGAGGCTGCGGCCGAACGCACGCCCTGGCCTGAGCGAGGCTGTCGCCGCCGGAGGCGGCGGCAGCCGAGTCGAATGGCTAGACATCGGCACACTTGTAGCCACTGCCCCAGACGGTGAGGATGATGGCCGGGTTGGCAGGATCTTCCTCCACGCGCCGGCGCAGCCGCTTGACCAGCGAATCGACGCTGCGTTCGGTGACGTAGGTGTGATCGGGCCACACGCGCGTCAGCAGCGCTTCGCGGCTGAACACGATGCCCGGATGCGTCGCGAGCACGGACAGGAGGCGGAACTCCTGCGCCGTGAGGTCGACGTCCTTGCCGCGAACACGCAGGCCCCGCCGCGCGGGGTCGATATGCAGCCCGTGGATCTCGACCGGGCGTTCACCGGCCGACGCGGCTTCGGCCTGCAGCTGCGACCGTCGTGGCCGCCGCAACAGCGCCCGCACCCGGGCGAACAATTCACGAATGCCGAACGGCTTGGCGAGATAGTCGTCGGCGCCGCTTTCAAGGCCCAGCACCTTGTCGCTCTCCTCGCGCCGCGCGGTGAGCATCATGATCGGCACGTCCTGGTTCGGCCCCTCCCGCCGGATCGATCGGCAGATCGACACGCCGTCCATGCCCGGCAGCATCAGGTCGAGCACGATCAGGTCGTACGACTGCGACGCGGCTCGCGCCAGCCCTTCCAGGCCGTCACCCACGGCATCGGTCTCCAGGCCCTCCAGGCCGAGATGCAAGACGATGAGATCGCGGATGTGCGTGTCGTCTTCGACGACCAGGACGCGGGACATTACTGGAAGTGTTCCACAAAGTTGCGGCCTTGGGGCTTGAGGCTTGGGGCTTGCGGGCCGTGCCACAGTTTTCTCACATCCCCGCCACGGCTCTGCCACGACAATCCCGTCTCATAGGTTAGGTGGAGCGTATGAACGGAGATAACGGTGTCGAGCATCCTGGCTCACCGAGGGCACTGGGGCCGTTCCGTAGGAACGGCCCGTTGTAGGTATCGAACTGCGCGCCACTAGGAGAGAGGCACCTTATGACCCAGACACTGAAGTTTTCCCTCGCCGCGGGGTTCGTCGCGGTCGTTCTCGCGGCAGGATCGGCACTCGTCACGGCGCAGGACGGCCAGATGCCGCGGCGCGGTCCCGGCCAAGGCCCCGGCGTGGGCGGACCGCCCCCCGACGGCATGCGCGGACCTGGCGGGCCACGGGGTCCCATGGGTATGGGCAACGGACCCGGTTTCCGCGAGTTGGACCTGACCGACGACCAGAAGGCGCAGGTCAAGGCGATTGGCGAATCGCACCGGGCCGAGTTCAAGGCCGCGGGCGAGAAAATGCGGGCCGCGCGTCAAGGCATGCGCGCGCTGATCGAGGCCGACGCGCTGGATGAGGCCGCGGTGCGCGCCAAGAGCATCGAGGTGGCAGCCGCCGAAGCCGACCTGGCCCTCCTCAATGCCAAGGTCCGGACCCAGACGCTGCAGATCCTGACCGCTGAGCAGCTCGCGAAGCACAAGGAGCGTGAGGCCCAACGCCAGTCGCTGCCCAGAAAGCAGCGGCAGCAAGGACGTCGCTAAGTCAGGTGGGGACTGACCCGAGTGGGTAATGCCAAGGGGTCAGTCCCCGTCGGCTAGCGGCCGACGAGAATCATCACGCCGGCGAGCAGCGCCAGCACCGCCATCACCGGACTCGGCATCACAAAGGCCACAAGGCCTCCGACGCCGACCAAAATCAGATACACGGCGAGAAGCAGGAAACCGAGGTTCTTCTGGACTGCCATTCTTGTCCTCCTAGCGTGCATTGAATGCGAGGTAGGCGACGATCAGGACGATGATGAACAAGGCGACGCGGGCGACGCCCATCATTTTCGTGCCGGCCACGTGACGCGTGCCACCGGGCTTGAGGCCGGTGACGGCCGCGATCGCGACCACGATGACAGCGATTCCGAGCCAGCCAAGCCAGGTCATGCGACCAGCATAGATTGTCGGCCAACAGCGTCAGGGTTCAAAACAGCACACCTGCTTGTATGATCAGAGTTTCCCCCCCGAACTCATGTACAAGATTGTCTTTCTCTCGTTCCTCGTGTGTGCGCTCGGCACGCCGGCCTCGGCTGGGCAGAGCGAACCTGTCCCCCACCTCGCCGCCGAACGTTTGCAGGACGAGGAGCGCATCACGCTCGACGGCCGGCTCGACGAACCGGCCTGGGCGCGCGCGGTGCCAGCCACGGACTTCCGGCAGCAGGAACCGGTCGAAGGCGCGGCGCCGAGCCAGCCCACAGAAGTACGGGTGGTGTTCAGCGCCAACAGCCTCTACATCGGTGCCGAGCTGTTCGACAGCGACCCCTCCGGCATCAAGGGTTTCCAGCGCCGCCGCGACGCCGGCCTCGGTTCGGACGATCGCTTCATGTGGATCCTCGACACCTTTCGCGACGGCCGCACCGGTTACTTCTTCGAGATCAACCCGGCCGGGCTGCTCGGCGACGGCCTGCTGCGCATCGGCAGCGGCGGCAGCATCAACAAGTCGTGGGACGGCATCTGGGACGTGCGCGTCCGCCGTCACGATCGGGGCTGGACCGCGGAGATCCGCATCCCGTTCCGCACGCTCAACTTCGATCCGCGTAGCGACCGCTGGGGCATCAACTTTCAACGCACCATCCGGCGCCTGAACGAAGAGCTGGTGTGGAGCGGCCATCGCCGCAACCAGGGCCTGTTCCTGCCGCTCAACGCCGGCGTGCTGACCGGGCTCAGTGACATCTCCCAAGGGGTGGGCCTCGAGGTCAAGCCCTACCTGGCCGGCAGCCACACCATCGCGGACGGTGCGGCCGACAGCGGCGCCGACCTCGGCCTTGACCTCGGCTACAGCGTGACGCCGAGCCTGCGCCTCGCTATGACGGTCAATACCGACTTCGCCGAAACCGAGGTGGACGATCGGCAAGTGAACCTCACCCGCTTCCCGCTGTTCTTTCCGGAGCGGCGGCAGTTTTTCCTCGAAGGCTCGAGCATCTACAACTTCGCCGGCAGCAGCGGCGTGAACCCGTTCTTCAGCCGGCGCATCGGCCTGGTCAGTGGTGAGCCGGTCCCGGTGCAGTTCGGGGCACGGCTCGGCGGCCAGGCCGGGGCGTGGGACCTGGGCCTGCTGCAGGTGCGGACCGGCGCGCAGGGTGTCGTCCCCACGGAGGATTTTTCGGTGGCGCGGCTGCGGCGGAACTTTCTCGCGCAGTCGTCGATTGGCGCCGTCTACACGCGCCGCGCCAGCGGGCTGACCGGCGACCTCGAACTGCCCGATCGCCACACCTACGGCATGGATCTCGACCTGTCCACCGCCGCGTTCCTGGGCAACAAGAACCTGCAGTTCGAGGCGTTCTTCGCAGGCCACACCGAGTCGAGGCTCGCTGAGGCGACCACCCTCGGCGATCGATCGGCGCGCGGCATCCGGCTGAATTACCCCAACAATAAATGGCAGGCCCACGTCTCGCTGCGCGAGTTCGGCGATGCCTGGAATCCGGCGGTCGGCTTCGCGCCGCGACGCGGGTTCCGTCGCCTGCAGCCGAGCGTGTCGTGGAACCCGCGGCCGATCGGGCTGGCCCACGTGCGCGAGTTGCAGTTCCAGATCTTTTTCGAGAACCTGACCAACCTCGACGGCGTGCTCGAAACGCGGCGCCTGTCGGCGCAGCCGTTTGGCATGCGCCTGAACCAGGGCGACAACTTGGGAGTGGAGGTGGCCAACCAGTTCGAGAACCTGGACGCGCCGTTCGAGATCGCCGAGGGCGTGGTGCTGGCCCCGGGTGAGTACTCGTTCAACGACATCAAGGCCGACGTCAACACGGCCAGTCAGCGCGTCGTGTCGGTGAACGCCGAGGTGCAACTCGGCCAGTTCTGGTCGGGTACACGCCGCCGCGCCAGGCTCGGCGCCACGCTTCGGCCG includes:
- a CDS encoding response regulator transcription factor, whose translation is MSRVLVVEDDTHIRDLIVLHLGLEGLETDAVGDGLEGLARAASQSYDLIVLDLMLPGMDGVSICRSIRREGPNQDVPIMMLTARREESDKVLGLESGADDYLAKPFGIRELFARVRALLRRPRRSQLQAEAASAGERPVEIHGLHIDPARRGLRVRGKDVDLTAQEFRLLSVLATHPGIVFSREALLTRVWPDHTYVTERSVDSLVKRLRRRVEEDPANPAIILTVWGSGYKCADV
- a CDS encoding Spy/CpxP family protein refolding chaperone is translated as MTQTLKFSLAAGFVAVVLAAGSALVTAQDGQMPRRGPGQGPGVGGPPPDGMRGPGGPRGPMGMGNGPGFRELDLTDDQKAQVKAIGESHRAEFKAAGEKMRAARQGMRALIEADALDEAAVRAKSIEVAAAEADLALLNAKVRTQTLQILTAEQLAKHKEREAQRQSLPRKQRQQGRR
- a CDS encoding DUF5916 domain-containing protein translates to MYKIVFLSFLVCALGTPASAGQSEPVPHLAAERLQDEERITLDGRLDEPAWARAVPATDFRQQEPVEGAAPSQPTEVRVVFSANSLYIGAELFDSDPSGIKGFQRRRDAGLGSDDRFMWILDTFRDGRTGYFFEINPAGLLGDGLLRIGSGGSINKSWDGIWDVRVRRHDRGWTAEIRIPFRTLNFDPRSDRWGINFQRTIRRLNEELVWSGHRRNQGLFLPLNAGVLTGLSDISQGVGLEVKPYLAGSHTIADGAADSGADLGLDLGYSVTPSLRLAMTVNTDFAETEVDDRQVNLTRFPLFFPERRQFFLEGSSIYNFAGSSGVNPFFSRRIGLVSGEPVPVQFGARLGGQAGAWDLGLLQVRTGAQGVVPTEDFSVARLRRNFLAQSSIGAVYTRRASGLTGDLELPDRHTYGMDLDLSTAAFLGNKNLQFEAFFAGHTESRLAEATTLGDRSARGIRLNYPNNKWQAHVSLREFGDAWNPAVGFAPRRGFRRLQPSVSWNPRPIGLAHVRELQFQIFFENLTNLDGVLETRRLSAQPFGMRLNQGDNLGVEVANQFENLDAPFEIAEGVVLAPGEYSFNDIKADVNTASQRVVSVNAEVQLGQFWSGTRRRARLGATLRPSGALNLAAVLERQDVTLPEGAFATTLMRVNAAWTPTPFVALTNSLQYDNVSRVAGLNSRLRWILRPGSDFYFVYGHNWRHDDGRYFTLSRGATTKVNYTHRF